The following proteins come from a genomic window of Asterias amurensis chromosome 15, ASM3211899v1:
- the LOC139948536 gene encoding fibrinogen C domain-containing protein 1-A-like isoform X1, protein MGDGDVYCGPEEGEDLRILSLYGDVSSETATTRPTPRVTTPQETTTPQTTTTPQTTTTPQITTTPTATTDASASYYCTNKPASGVYTIHYEGSAVGGVQVYCDMDTDSGGWIVFQRRTDASLNFYQNHQSYADGFGDINGNFWLGNQLLHDVTSTGQWQLRVDMTDWVGGVAYAQYDVFSIGASPGFRLNVGQYSGTAGDSMTHHNNFGFTTMDYDSDGATGGNCAIWLNGGWWYNACHRCALNGNYLIGGGVTQRDQGLQWVAWKGFEYSLKETEMKIRLLSS, encoded by the exons ATATTGAGTTTATACGGAGATGTGTCTTCAGAAACCGCTACAACTAGGCCTACGCCACGAGTTACCACACCACAAGAAACCACTACACCACAAACAACCACAACACCACAAACAACCACAACACCACAAATAACCACAACACCAACAGCAACGACTG ATGCCAGCGCATCCTACTACTGTACCAACAAGCCAGCTAGTGGAGTGTACACGATTCACTACGAGGGGTCTGCCGTTGGGGGCGTTCAGGTGTACTGTGACATGGACACAGATAGCGGTGGTTGGATC GTATTTCAGAGACGAACGGACGCATCTCTCAATTTCTACCAAAATCACCAGAGCTATGCAGACGGTTTTGGTGACATCAATGGAAACTTCTGGCTAGGAAACCAACTTCTGCATGACGTCACCTCAACCGGCCAATGGCAACTCAGGGTTGATATGACTGACTGGGTAGGAGGCGTGGCCTATGCGCAGTATGACGTGTTCAGCATCGGAGCATCACCAGGATTCAGACTGAATGTTGGCCAATACTCGGGCACTGCAG GTGACTCGATGACACATCACAATAATTTCGGTTTCACCACCATGGATTATGACAGCGATGGTGCGACTGGAGGCAACTGTGCTATCTGGCTGAATGGTGGGTGGTGGTACAACGCCTGCCACCGGTGCGCCCTCAACGGCAATTATCTGATTGGAGGGGGAGTTACCCAGAGGGATCAGGGTCTTCAGTGGGTAGCTTGGAAGGGGTTTGAATACTCACTGAAAGAGACTGAAATGAAAATTCGTCTCCTTTCATCGTAG
- the LOC139948214 gene encoding uncharacterized protein, with protein MPSHVWQGDDAPLAIQDVYDYIDREIKTLKVRLVTKTEKLFYGGIDPIQFLIHVEEIFKSKHRVKRIKTLVPKVSSWAELDLFARTCNEVRRPGGVRDAGFSKDLNTFMQAFQRGVKSISELLDEVRDLYTIVQSFCRNYQSLEGEFDLKWARAANLELKNNLQGISTLLREAQTGVNPKLFSTDKFSMDVAETLDTKRYPILRLFPDIFQKLHFVLHLVGKWRANDQIYLEDVQFKLIKTKRIQRLKQEEYNTLELEHGNILSNIVERRVRVRAREIRERIKQLDQEIHKLHSLKRSMTSEKTQTEQEVLERKRVMFLNKNITDITKDIDNILGLKKDIEILGKKLKSLNKSIKLTETDLNTREKEKQDLERDYNEMRSATSRSNQLAFERTELSKEIAIINEKIQELETIFYRKTDKQRLAMAFEEVQKSMEDP; from the coding sequence ATGCCATCCCATGTGTGGCAGGGTGATGATGCACCTCTAGCGATACAAGATGTTTACGACTACATAGACCGGGAAATCAAAACATTAAAAGTCAGACTCGTCACCAAGACAGAGAAACTGTTTTACGGCGGCATCGACCCTATTCAATTCCTCATCCACGTCGAGGAAATCTTCAAGAGTAAACACCGAGTGAAGAGAATCAAGACCCTGGTTCCGAAGGTGTCCTCGTGGGCTGAGTTAGACTTATTCGCCCGGACTTGCAACGAGGTACGGAGACCCGGAGGCGTCCGGGATGCCGGCTTTAGTAAGGACCTCAACACCTTCATGCAGGCGTTCCAGCGCGGGGTGAAGTCCATCTCGGAACTCCTGGATGAGGTACGAGATTTGTATACAATCGTACAGAGTTTCTGCCGGAACTATCAATCATTGGAGGGCGAGTTTGATTTGAAGTGGGCCCGTGCCGCCAATCTAGAACTTAAGAACAACCTCCAAGGGATTTCTACTCTCCTGCGTGAGGCACAGACTGGGGTGAATCCGAAGTTGTTCAGCACCGACAAGTTTTCGATGGATGTGGCTGAAACGCTCGACACAAAGAGGTACCCTATTTTGCGGTTGTTTCCGGATATCTTCCAGAAGTTACATTTTGTGCTGCACCTAGTTGGAAAATGGCGCGCAAATGATCAGATTTACCTGGAGGATGTTCAATTTAAACTGATTAAGACAAAACGGATCCAGCGTCTCAAACAAGAGGAATATAACACACTTGAGTTGGAGCATGGTAATATTCTAAGTAATATTGTGGAGAGACGAGTTCGCGTGAGAGCTCGCGAGATCCGCGAGAGAATCAAACAGTTGGACCAGGAGATTCATAAACTGCATAGTCTGAAACGGAGTATGACGTCAGAGAAGACACAGACAGAGCAGGAGGTCTTGGAGAGAAAACGGGTAATGTTCCTCAATAAGAACATCACAGACATAACCAAAGACATTGATAACATCTTAGGTCTGAAGAAAGACATAGAGATCCTTGGTAAGAAATTGAAATCACTGAATAAGAGCATCAAGCTCACTGAGACGGACCTGAACACTCGCGAGAAAGAGAAACAAGATCTCGAGAGAGATTACAACGAGATGAGGTCTGCGACGAGTAGATCCAACCAGTTGGCCTTCGAGAGGACGGAGCTGTCAAAGGAAATTGCCATCATTAATGAGAAGATCCAAGAGTTGGAGACCATCTTCTACCGGAAGACGGATAAACAGAGGTTGGCGATGGCCTTTGAAGAAGTCCAAAAATCCATGGAGGACCCATAA
- the LOC139948534 gene encoding putative nuclease HARBI1, with product MALLLLADHEARRALRRERLFRPRRNPLNSLTDDEVTRRYRFTRIGITQLLERVGRQIQHRTQCNNAIPPLLQLLTTLRFYGTGAFYMVEGDLHNVSAASVCRIIHKVSRAISTLTNEVITFPVEIQDVMRVKRDFHAVSGFPGVVGAIDCTHVKLYGAPLGEDEHLYVNRKGYHSINVQVVCDAGFKIVNVVARWPGSSHDSAVLHGSLLGQMFTDGRLQGTLIGDTGYALRPWLMTPVTEPATNADRRYNRSHRRTRVKIEQLFGQLKRRFPCLSLGLRVAPPKACLIIKACCVLFNLSKEFREPELLFEGEVEVEDDDHHLPYDGPIRDGVLHRQMLINRFF from the exons ATGGCGCTTTTGCTATTGGCGGACCACGAAGCAAGGCGAGCTTTACGGAGAGAGAGATTGTTTCGGCCCAGGCGAAACCCGCTAAATTCACTGACTGACGACGAAGTCACGCGAAGATATCGCTTTACACGAATTGGGATCACCCAACTGTTGGAAAGGGTTGGTCGACAGATACAGCACAGAACACAG TGTAACAATGCCATTCCACCACTTCTTCAGCTGCTCACCACACTGCGCTTCTATGGCACTGGGGCATTTTATATGGTTGAAGGTGACCTCCATAATGTCAGTGCAGCATCAGTTTGCAGAATTATTCATAAGGTTTCAAGAGCCATCTCCACATTGACAAATGAGGTCATCACATTTCCCGTGGAAATTCAAGATGTGATGAGAGTGAAGCGAGACTTCCATGCAGTATCAGGTTTTCCGGGTGTGGTAGGTGCCATCGACTGCACACATGTCAAGTTGTATGGCGCTCCACTTGGAGAAGATGAGCACCTTTACGTTAACCGTAAAGGTTACCACAGTATTAATGTGCAGGTTGTCTGTGATGCTGGGTTTAAGATAGTTAATGTGGTTGCCAGATGGCCTGGAAGCTCACATGATAGTGCAGTTCTGCATGGAAGTCTGCTTGGACAGATGTTCACCGATGGAAG ACTCCAAGGAACCTTAATTGGAGACACTGGGTATGCCCTGAGACCTTGGCTTATGACGCCAGTGACGGAGCCTGCGACAAATGCAGACAGACGCTACAACAG GTCCCACAGGAGGACAAGGGTCAAGATTGAGCAACTATTTGGCCAACTGAAGCGCAGATTTCCTTGTTTATCACTTGGTCTGCGAGTTGCACCTCCAAAAGCCTGTCTGATCATCAAGGCATGTTGTGTTCTGTTCAATCTGTCAAAGGAGTTTCGGGAGCCGGAGCTACTTTTCGAAGGGGAAGTCGAAGTTGAAGATGATGATCATCATCTTCCATATGACGGGCCAATTCGTGATGGTGTGCTTCATAGGCAAATGTTAATaaacaggtttttttaa
- the LOC139948536 gene encoding fibrinogen C domain-containing protein 1-A-like isoform X2 translates to MDREDDASASYYCTNKPASGVYTIHYEGSAVGGVQVYCDMDTDSGGWIVFQRRTDASLNFYQNHQSYADGFGDINGNFWLGNQLLHDVTSTGQWQLRVDMTDWVGGVAYAQYDVFSIGASPGFRLNVGQYSGTAGDSMTHHNNFGFTTMDYDSDGATGGNCAIWLNGGWWYNACHRCALNGNYLIGGGVTQRDQGLQWVAWKGFEYSLKETEMKIRLLSS, encoded by the exons ATGGATCGAGAGGATG ATGCCAGCGCATCCTACTACTGTACCAACAAGCCAGCTAGTGGAGTGTACACGATTCACTACGAGGGGTCTGCCGTTGGGGGCGTTCAGGTGTACTGTGACATGGACACAGATAGCGGTGGTTGGATC GTATTTCAGAGACGAACGGACGCATCTCTCAATTTCTACCAAAATCACCAGAGCTATGCAGACGGTTTTGGTGACATCAATGGAAACTTCTGGCTAGGAAACCAACTTCTGCATGACGTCACCTCAACCGGCCAATGGCAACTCAGGGTTGATATGACTGACTGGGTAGGAGGCGTGGCCTATGCGCAGTATGACGTGTTCAGCATCGGAGCATCACCAGGATTCAGACTGAATGTTGGCCAATACTCGGGCACTGCAG GTGACTCGATGACACATCACAATAATTTCGGTTTCACCACCATGGATTATGACAGCGATGGTGCGACTGGAGGCAACTGTGCTATCTGGCTGAATGGTGGGTGGTGGTACAACGCCTGCCACCGGTGCGCCCTCAACGGCAATTATCTGATTGGAGGGGGAGTTACCCAGAGGGATCAGGGTCTTCAGTGGGTAGCTTGGAAGGGGTTTGAATACTCACTGAAAGAGACTGAAATGAAAATTCGTCTCCTTTCATCGTAG
- the LOC139948537 gene encoding uncharacterized protein, which produces MPKHHPDDNNNNRRSRSSNWTYEEVCLLTEFMKLHKHQLVGTNSDGKGSVNVMKVKSHYWKEMGAVLVQNGCSARPWSKIRKKWNTVKSDARNYHRECTKTGGGERPQPNRIYDKVLEALSPVAKDGIVTQQDGESDPMNAMPSTSPTPTCVEEAMEIISNAIIQDDSRGRYQEEEEEEETDDDEESLSHETACPQETTCPQNTGQHTVCPPPVTSKPHQKTVMQLERDRLDLDQERLQVDKEHLQVLTQISGSLKDISENLKMFLNGITFNIVNSPAADEP; this is translated from the exons ATGCCTAAACATCATCCtgacgataataataataaccggcGATCAAGATCGAGCAATTGGACATACGAGGAGGTTTGTCTGTTGACCGAGTTCATGAAGCTGCACAAGCATCAGCTTGTAGGGACTAACAGCGATGGAAAGGGCTCGGTAAATGTGATGAAGGTGAAGAGTCATTATTGGAAAGAGATGGGAGCTGTCCTCGTACAGAATGGTTGTTCTGCGAGGCCATGGAGTAAAATCAGAAAGAAGTGGAACACTGTAAAGAGTGATGCGAGGAATTATCACAGGGAGTGCACAAAAACAG GTGGAGGGGAAAGGCCACAACCTAACCGCATATATGATAAAGTGCTTGAGGCGTTGTCGCCTGTGGCCAAGGATGGGATTGTAACCCAACAGGATGGAGAGTCCGATCCCATGAACGCCATGCCTTCAACATCACCAACCCCTACATGTGTTGAAGAAGCAATGGAAATCATCTCGAATG CTATTATACAAGATGATTCAAGAGGACGGTATCAAGAGGAAGAAGAGGAAGAGGAGACAGATGACGATGAAGAGAGTCTCTCCCACGAAACAGCCTGCCCCCAAGAAACCACCTGTCCCCAAAACACCGGCCAACATACTGTCTGCCCTCCACCAGTCACCAGCAAGCCACATCAAAAAACGGTGATGCAGCTTGAAAGGGACCGGCTGGATTTGGACCAAGAGAGGTTGCAGGTTGATAAGGAACACCTTCAAGTACTCACACAGATTTCTGGATCGTTGAAAGACatcagtgaaaatttgaagatGTTTCTTAATGGAATTACATTCAATATTGTAAACTCACCAGCAGCAGATGAACCTTAG